From Micromonospora sp. NBC_01699, a single genomic window includes:
- a CDS encoding DUF4012 domain-containing protein, with protein sequence MTQGESAPKQRSRHRSRRSGSRARLRRTLVTVLVVACLLFLGVGWIGLRGWQARGHLLSAAGLARELGQQVLAGDSEQAARTLSALQTQAGAARSATGDPAWRAAGHVPYGGDDLSAVRDIAAAVDDLARHAFPSLLRLDLDTLVPKAGRLDLARLQAAAPELSTADAAVRQAGVRVAAIRSAGLQAPVREAVEELRAELDRLSDLTSTARHGAVLLPPLLGAGGPRTYLVAFQNLAEPRSTGGIFGAYAVLRADQGRVQILKQGAASELGAFDTPVSKLDQDMRGLYTDLLGIYPADVNLTPHFPTAAALFREMYRRRTGTVVDGVLATDPVTLSYLLEAIGPVPVPKHPTLTSATAVKTLLSEAYDRITAPRDQDRYFATAAMSVFNALLTRPVDPRKLLAAMDRAVAERRILFWSAHPAEQDDLVDTPVAGVLPEQEAIPTVGAFLNDGTGSKLGYYLTRSAELAVGGCRPDGRRELKLRLTIGSTAPSKGLSNSVLGLQLPGDPYRNRVVAYVFSPVGGSPVRARLDGAATPIGGGTERGRRVAVLSVDIAPGKTRELEVDLLTPVTRAGTAQLWLTPGATPWTTRVIPATTCEQ encoded by the coding sequence GTGACGCAGGGCGAGTCCGCCCCGAAACAGCGCTCTCGACACCGGTCCCGCCGGTCCGGGTCACGAGCGCGGCTACGCCGTACCCTGGTCACCGTCCTGGTGGTCGCCTGCCTGCTGTTCCTCGGCGTCGGCTGGATCGGGCTGCGCGGCTGGCAGGCCCGGGGGCACCTGCTCAGCGCCGCCGGGCTCGCCCGGGAACTGGGCCAGCAGGTGCTCGCCGGAGACTCCGAACAGGCCGCCCGTACGCTGTCCGCGCTCCAGACCCAGGCCGGCGCGGCCCGGTCGGCCACCGGCGACCCGGCCTGGCGGGCGGCCGGACACGTGCCGTACGGCGGCGACGACCTGTCCGCCGTACGCGACATCGCCGCCGCCGTCGACGACCTCGCCCGACACGCCTTCCCGTCGCTGCTCCGGCTGGACCTGGACACCCTCGTGCCGAAGGCCGGCCGACTCGACCTGGCCCGGTTGCAGGCCGCCGCACCCGAACTGAGCACGGCCGACGCCGCCGTTCGGCAGGCCGGGGTCCGGGTCGCGGCAATCCGCTCCGCCGGGCTCCAGGCACCGGTCCGCGAGGCGGTCGAGGAACTGCGCGCCGAGTTGGACCGGCTGTCCGACCTCACCTCGACCGCCCGTCACGGTGCCGTCCTGCTCCCACCGCTGCTGGGCGCCGGTGGCCCGCGTACCTACCTCGTCGCCTTCCAGAACCTGGCCGAACCCCGCTCCACCGGCGGCATCTTCGGCGCGTATGCGGTGCTGCGCGCCGACCAGGGCAGGGTGCAGATCCTCAAGCAGGGCGCCGCCTCCGAACTGGGCGCCTTCGACACCCCGGTCAGCAAGCTCGACCAGGACATGCGGGGCCTCTACACCGACCTGCTCGGCATCTACCCGGCCGACGTGAACCTGACCCCGCACTTCCCGACCGCAGCCGCGCTGTTCCGGGAGATGTACCGGCGCCGGACCGGCACGGTCGTCGACGGGGTGCTCGCCACCGACCCGGTGACCCTGTCCTACCTGCTGGAGGCGATCGGCCCGGTACCGGTGCCCAAGCACCCGACGCTCACCTCGGCCACCGCCGTGAAGACCCTGCTCTCCGAGGCGTACGACCGGATCACCGCGCCCCGCGACCAGGACAGGTACTTCGCCACCGCGGCGATGTCGGTGTTCAACGCCCTGCTCACCCGCCCGGTCGACCCGCGCAAGCTGCTTGCGGCGATGGACCGGGCGGTCGCCGAACGCCGGATCCTGTTCTGGAGCGCCCACCCGGCCGAGCAGGACGACCTGGTCGACACCCCGGTCGCCGGGGTGCTCCCCGAGCAGGAGGCGATACCGACCGTCGGCGCCTTCCTGAACGACGGCACCGGCTCGAAGCTCGGTTACTACCTGACCCGCTCCGCCGAGCTGGCCGTGGGTGGTTGCCGCCCCGACGGCCGGCGCGAGCTGAAACTGCGGCTCACCATCGGCTCGACCGCGCCCAGTAAGGGCCTCAGCAACTCGGTACTCGGCCTGCAACTGCCCGGTGACCCGTACCGCAACCGGGTCGTCGCGTACGTCTTCAGCCCGGTCGGCGGCTCCCCCGTACGCGCCCGGCTCGACGGCGCGGCCACCCCGATCGGTGGCGGTACGGAACGGGGTCGTCGGGTCGCCGTACTCAGCGTCGACATCGCGCCCGGCAAGACCCGGGAACTGGAGGTCGACCTGCTGACCCCGGTGACCCGGGCCGGCACCGCGCAACTGTGGCTGACTCCCGGCGCCACGCCATGGACCACCCGTGTCATTCCTGCAACCACGTGTGAACAGTAG
- a CDS encoding TMEM165/GDT1 family protein — protein MEGFFVALVVSFGVIFVAELGDKSQLIALTFATRFKPMQVLIGITIATALVHLASVAIGYGLGATLPTGWIALGAGVAFLGFGAWTLRGDKLTEEERAKAERTKRSAIIAVSVAFFLAELGDKTMLATITLATQYGWFGTWVGSTVGMVAADALAILVGRMLGRRLPEKVIKYGAAALFALSGLWLLLDGVKQLL, from the coding sequence ATGGAGGGCTTTTTCGTTGCCCTGGTGGTCAGCTTCGGCGTGATCTTCGTCGCCGAACTGGGCGACAAGTCGCAGCTGATAGCGCTGACCTTCGCCACCAGGTTCAAACCGATGCAGGTGCTGATCGGCATCACGATCGCCACCGCACTGGTCCATCTCGCGTCTGTGGCGATCGGCTACGGGCTGGGCGCGACGCTGCCCACGGGCTGGATAGCGCTGGGTGCCGGGGTGGCGTTCCTCGGCTTCGGCGCGTGGACCCTGCGCGGTGACAAGCTGACCGAGGAGGAACGGGCCAAGGCGGAGCGGACCAAGCGGTCGGCGATCATCGCCGTCTCGGTCGCGTTCTTCCTGGCCGAGTTGGGCGACAAGACGATGCTGGCCACGATCACCCTGGCCACCCAGTACGGCTGGTTCGGCACCTGGGTCGGCTCGACGGTGGGTATGGTCGCGGCCGACGCGCTGGCCATCCTCGTCGGCCGGATGCTGGGCCGCCGTCTGCCGGAGAAGGTCATCAAGTACGGCGCCGCCGCGCTGTTCGCGCTGTCCGGGCTCTGGCTGCTGCTCGACGGCGTGAAGCAACTGCTCTGA
- a CDS encoding YdcF family protein: MTTTTATIPPSLRVDVECLWSYHDMHHDIRPVDVGIGLGSHDLGVAMVATDLFRRGMYPRLIFSGANAPTTIDRFPRGEAVHYRDYAISHGVPADAISVETQARNTGQNIELSRELLARQRVEVRSVILMSRPYQQRRAYATCRKVWPKVDIVCASHPQSLDGYVANIGNADKVINMLVGDTQRIQKYAELGFAIPQHVPADVQLAYARLVGAGYTTRLV, translated from the coding sequence GTGACAACGACGACGGCCACCATCCCGCCGAGCCTGCGCGTCGATGTCGAGTGCCTGTGGAGCTATCACGACATGCACCATGACATCCGCCCGGTCGATGTCGGCATCGGGCTCGGCAGCCACGACCTGGGCGTCGCGATGGTCGCCACCGACCTGTTCCGTCGCGGCATGTATCCGCGCCTCATATTCAGTGGCGCCAACGCCCCGACCACCATTGACCGCTTTCCGCGCGGCGAGGCCGTCCATTACCGCGACTACGCGATCAGCCATGGTGTACCCGCCGACGCGATCTCCGTCGAGACACAGGCCAGGAACACAGGACAGAACATCGAGTTGAGCCGTGAGTTGCTGGCGCGGCAACGTGTCGAGGTCCGATCGGTCATCCTCATGTCGCGGCCGTACCAGCAACGACGGGCCTACGCCACCTGCCGGAAGGTCTGGCCCAAGGTCGACATCGTCTGCGCCTCACACCCACAGTCACTTGACGGGTACGTCGCGAACATCGGGAATGCCGACAAGGTCATCAATATGCTCGTCGGCGACACCCAACGTATCCAGAAGTACGCCGAACTCGGCTTCGCCATTCCCCAACACGTACCCGCCGACGTACAACTCGCGTACGCCCGACTGGTCGGGGCTGGTTACACGACGAGGCTCGTATAG
- a CDS encoding DUF1622 domain-containing protein, translated as MAIGVITAAALVSGVVTLLTVRSWRTALRLLLDLLTAASLIRLVSAEHWTDIATAGTIVLLRTVIGSVLATPATGMGPTRAKPGTRPTPPTSAPTQPSG; from the coding sequence ATGGCGATCGGAGTGATCACCGCCGCCGCGCTGGTGTCCGGGGTGGTCACGCTGCTGACGGTCCGTTCCTGGCGGACCGCGCTGCGGCTGCTGCTGGACCTGCTGACCGCGGCCAGTCTGATCCGGCTGGTGTCGGCCGAGCACTGGACCGACATCGCCACGGCCGGCACGATCGTGCTGTTGCGTACGGTGATCGGCTCGGTCCTGGCGACCCCGGCCACCGGCATGGGGCCGACCCGCGCGAAGCCCGGCACCCGGCCGACGCCGCCGACCTCGGCCCCGACGCAGCCGTCGGGCTGA
- a CDS encoding inositol monophosphatase family protein — protein MINSYPDTDDARLATTAAQAGADVVRRLYGRRLTRVDKGAGDFATAADLEAERAILGIIRAARPDDAVLGEEGGQQGPADSARQWLVDPLCGTLNYAVGNMLVAVNVALRNGAAAVADPFSGEVFCTDGETAWVRHDGIDTRLTPTPVTRLVDVNLDPPFPSAPGFRAVDLLAHPGFVERFRPRVVSTTLALTWVAAGKRAAYVTDGGDLSGSVHFAAGIAVCRAAGCMVTGIDGAPLGPAGRGLVVAADPDTHHRLMSLIN, from the coding sequence GTGATCAACTCGTACCCGGACACCGACGATGCCAGGCTTGCGACAACCGCGGCACAGGCCGGCGCGGACGTCGTGCGCCGGCTGTACGGTCGGCGGCTCACTCGTGTCGACAAGGGGGCCGGAGACTTCGCCACCGCCGCCGACCTGGAGGCTGAGCGGGCGATCCTGGGCATCATCCGGGCGGCGCGGCCCGATGACGCGGTGCTCGGAGAGGAGGGTGGTCAGCAGGGCCCGGCCGACTCCGCGCGTCAGTGGTTGGTGGATCCCCTGTGCGGCACCCTGAACTACGCCGTCGGCAACATGTTGGTGGCTGTCAACGTGGCGCTGCGCAACGGGGCGGCGGCGGTGGCCGATCCGTTCAGCGGCGAGGTCTTCTGCACCGACGGTGAAACCGCCTGGGTACGCCACGACGGGATCGACACCCGGCTGACTCCCACGCCCGTGACCCGGCTGGTGGACGTCAACCTCGATCCGCCGTTCCCGAGCGCGCCCGGATTCCGGGCCGTGGACCTGCTGGCCCACCCCGGCTTCGTGGAGCGGTTCCGGCCACGGGTGGTTTCCACGACGCTGGCGTTGACCTGGGTCGCGGCCGGCAAGCGTGCCGCGTACGTCACCGATGGTGGTGACCTGTCCGGAAGCGTGCACTTCGCTGCCGGCATCGCCGTCTGTCGAGCCGCCGGCTGCATGGTCACCGGCATCGACGGTGCCCCGCTCGGCCCAGCCGGCCGCGGCCTCGTGGTGGCCGCCGACCCCGACACCCACCACCGGTTGATGTCCCTGATCAACTAG
- a CDS encoding cytochrome P450 produces MADGGQVGRPPGPRGHWLMGNIPEYDADRIGFLRRNHEEYGDVFSYDERAVFVIDPDLTHDVLARTNTDFITELAPFDMQRGIDQAARKGSSWMSARRTVWPGLNHSNATSADRRTVEILDAVTDSVAGGECDVLPLMRTFTARSVSEYCFGPDSVGIPELLAESLDVARPFSGTSYQFPAWLPLRRNRRFFRTHRHTMETLTEIVRRRRASAAGTSHGDLLSLLLGVHPAMPDHAVMSTLRGILMGGHGVPAAALASIVRELARQPRLAAELCAEAGGGDAPPAARLPLAEAVVKEVLRLYPPVWLMTRTARTATSLGKWSLRAGDDVLLNPYLIHRDPRWWRRPDEFDPARWLTGRPAPGSAYLPFGAGPRVCLGSALTMRQLTLVTSRLAQRFTVESPNAESAAPEFLGRLAPVGLRARFVPITG; encoded by the coding sequence ATGGCAGACGGCGGGCAGGTCGGTCGGCCGCCGGGTCCGCGTGGCCACTGGCTGATGGGCAACATCCCGGAGTACGACGCCGACCGGATCGGTTTCCTCCGACGCAACCACGAAGAGTACGGCGACGTCTTCTCGTACGACGAACGAGCGGTGTTCGTGATCGACCCGGACCTGACCCACGATGTGCTCGCCCGCACCAACACCGACTTCATCACGGAGTTGGCACCGTTCGACATGCAACGCGGCATCGACCAGGCCGCCCGGAAGGGCAGCTCCTGGATGTCGGCACGCCGTACGGTGTGGCCGGGGCTCAACCACTCCAACGCCACCTCGGCGGACCGCCGTACGGTCGAGATCCTCGACGCGGTCACCGACTCGGTCGCCGGTGGCGAGTGTGACGTGCTCCCGCTGATGCGTACGTTCACCGCCCGGTCGGTCTCCGAGTACTGCTTCGGGCCCGACTCCGTCGGCATCCCCGAACTGCTCGCCGAGAGCCTCGACGTCGCCCGACCGTTCTCGGGCACGTCGTACCAGTTTCCCGCCTGGTTGCCGTTGCGCCGCAACCGGCGCTTCTTCCGGACGCACCGGCACACCATGGAGACGCTGACCGAGATCGTCCGGCGGCGCCGTGCCTCCGCTGCCGGGACGTCGCACGGGGATCTGCTCTCCCTGCTGCTCGGTGTGCATCCGGCGATGCCGGACCACGCGGTGATGTCGACCCTGCGCGGCATCCTGATGGGCGGCCACGGTGTGCCCGCCGCCGCGCTCGCCTCCATCGTCCGGGAGTTGGCCCGGCAACCCCGGCTGGCCGCCGAGCTGTGCGCCGAGGCGGGCGGTGGTGACGCCCCGCCGGCGGCGCGGCTGCCGCTGGCCGAGGCCGTGGTCAAGGAGGTGCTCCGGCTCTACCCGCCGGTGTGGCTGATGACCCGCACCGCCCGTACGGCCACCTCGCTGGGGAAGTGGTCGCTGCGCGCCGGAGACGACGTGTTGCTGAATCCGTACCTGATCCACCGGGATCCTCGGTGGTGGCGGCGACCGGACGAGTTCGACCCCGCCCGGTGGCTGACCGGGCGGCCGGCGCCCGGCTCGGCGTACCTTCCGTTCGGGGCCGGTCCACGGGTCTGCCTGGGCTCGGCACTGACCATGCGGCAGCTCACGCTCGTCACCTCGCGGCTGGCGCAGCGTTTCACCGTCGAGTCGCCGAACGCCGAGTCGGCCGCCCCGGAGTTTCTCGGCCGGCTCGCACCGGTGGGCCTGCGGGCACGGTTCGTACCGATCACCGGGTGA
- a CDS encoding acyltransferase family protein — protein MTLVAGSGRTGEHLGYLPALDGVRAAAVAAVLAFHGGLAPWRGGFLGVDAFFVLSGFLITSLLLAERARTGRIALVAFWGRRVRRLLPALLLLLAVVVVVARRLTPATELAALRVDTLAALGYVANWRMTWRGGDYFADTGAPSPLLHTWSLGIEEQFYLLWPLVVVLVLTRFRPVVLLWAAIVGAVGSTATAAALYDPADLDRVYYGTDTRAAALLVGCALAALLTLRATAVRTRRPGRHGPVWFRALAVGALLAVVGLWTRADGADPWLYRGGLLAAAVAVAVVIAYAVEQPESVPARLLALPPLVWLGRISYGVYLWHWPLFGWLNGERTGLSGPTLFAVRCGATLGAAILSYLLVERPIRYRTRSTRHRTGSPSRRRFAPAALTGAALATVAALTMIATSPQPLPETRQPAAVAAVPNAPQQANRSPLRRAGRSPGALPRVAFFGDSVAWSLGTYLPRQPNLAVTVRAVQGCGIARLPDVRYLGTPHGNYPGCDRWDERWRRGVQGDDPDLAVILLDRWELMDRRLGNGYQHVGQPEYDAYLTRELELAIDTVSAGGAHVVLLTAPYTRRAERPDGGLWPEDEPGRVDAWNRLQQAVAAGKPGRVSVVDLNRRVCPEGRFTWDAGNIRIRSDGLHFTPEGVQGWIEPWLIPQLTKLATEGPG, from the coding sequence GTGACACTGGTTGCCGGGTCCGGCCGTACGGGGGAGCACCTCGGCTACCTGCCCGCGCTCGACGGCGTACGGGCGGCGGCGGTGGCGGCGGTGCTCGCCTTCCACGGCGGGCTGGCACCGTGGCGCGGCGGGTTCCTCGGGGTGGACGCGTTCTTCGTGCTCTCCGGGTTCCTGATCACCTCGTTGCTGCTCGCCGAGCGGGCCCGGACCGGCCGGATAGCGCTCGTGGCGTTCTGGGGACGCCGGGTCCGGCGCCTGCTTCCGGCCCTGCTGCTCCTGCTCGCCGTGGTGGTGGTCGTGGCGCGGCGGCTCACACCCGCGACCGAACTGGCCGCACTGCGCGTCGACACGCTCGCCGCGCTCGGTTACGTCGCCAACTGGCGGATGACGTGGCGCGGCGGGGACTACTTCGCCGACACCGGGGCACCATCACCGCTGCTGCACACCTGGTCACTCGGCATCGAGGAGCAGTTCTACCTGCTCTGGCCGCTGGTGGTCGTACTGGTGCTGACCCGTTTCCGGCCCGTTGTCCTGCTCTGGGCCGCGATCGTCGGGGCGGTCGGGTCCACCGCGACCGCCGCCGCCCTGTACGACCCGGCCGACCTCGATCGGGTCTACTACGGCACCGACACCCGTGCCGCCGCCCTCCTGGTCGGCTGCGCCCTCGCCGCCCTGCTCACGCTGCGCGCCACCGCCGTCCGGACCCGTCGACCGGGCCGGCACGGACCGGTCTGGTTCCGGGCGCTGGCCGTCGGCGCCCTGCTCGCGGTGGTCGGGCTCTGGACCCGGGCCGACGGCGCCGACCCCTGGCTCTACCGGGGCGGACTGCTCGCGGCGGCGGTCGCCGTCGCGGTCGTCATCGCGTACGCGGTCGAGCAGCCGGAATCCGTCCCCGCCCGGCTGTTGGCGCTGCCGCCGCTGGTCTGGCTGGGCCGGATCTCGTACGGGGTCTACCTGTGGCACTGGCCCCTGTTCGGCTGGCTGAACGGCGAGCGGACCGGCCTGTCCGGGCCGACCCTGTTCGCCGTACGCTGCGGCGCGACGCTCGGCGCCGCGATCCTGTCGTATCTGCTGGTCGAGCGCCCGATCCGGTATCGGACCAGGTCGACACGCCACCGGACCGGGTCGCCGAGCCGCCGCCGGTTCGCGCCGGCGGCCCTGACCGGTGCCGCGCTCGCCACGGTGGCCGCCCTGACGATGATCGCGACCTCGCCCCAGCCGCTACCGGAAACCCGGCAGCCGGCCGCGGTCGCCGCCGTGCCGAACGCGCCCCAGCAGGCCAACCGCTCACCGCTGCGGCGAGCCGGCCGCAGTCCCGGCGCGTTGCCCAGGGTGGCCTTCTTCGGCGACTCGGTGGCCTGGTCACTGGGCACCTACCTGCCCCGGCAACCGAACCTCGCGGTGACCGTCCGCGCGGTGCAGGGCTGCGGAATCGCCCGACTGCCGGACGTGCGCTACCTGGGCACCCCGCACGGCAACTATCCGGGCTGCGACCGGTGGGACGAGCGGTGGCGACGCGGCGTACAGGGCGACGACCCGGACCTCGCGGTCATCCTGCTCGACCGGTGGGAGCTGATGGACCGCCGACTCGGCAACGGCTACCAGCACGTGGGGCAGCCCGAGTACGACGCGTACCTGACCCGGGAGCTGGAGTTGGCGATCGACACCGTCTCGGCCGGGGGTGCGCATGTGGTCCTGCTGACCGCCCCGTACACCCGTCGGGCGGAACGACCGGACGGCGGTCTCTGGCCCGAGGACGAGCCGGGGCGGGTCGACGCGTGGAACCGGCTCCAGCAGGCGGTCGCGGCGGGTAAGCCCGGCCGGGTCAGCGTGGTCGACCTCAACCGCCGGGTCTGCCCCGAGGGCCGGTTCACCTGGGATGCGGGCAACATCCGGATCCGCAGCGACGGACTGCACTTCACCCCCGAGGGCGTGCAGGGCTGGATCGAACCCTGGCTGATCCCACAGCTCACCAAGCTCGCCACCGAGGGACCCGGCTGA
- a CDS encoding DUF1622 domain-containing protein, with protein MSEELLRDVSEVLVTIVEAVGACVIFIGAIWAALRFLVLGVRHRTAAVFTPIRLMLGRFLTLGLEFQLAADVLRTAVAPSFEQIGQLAAIATIRTVLNYFLRREIEQEQRQIAARGPAYAGSGPTGQPRQEAT; from the coding sequence TTGTCCGAGGAACTGCTGCGCGACGTCTCCGAGGTGCTGGTCACCATCGTCGAGGCGGTGGGCGCGTGCGTGATCTTCATCGGGGCGATCTGGGCCGCGCTGCGGTTCCTGGTGCTGGGCGTACGTCACCGCACCGCCGCGGTCTTCACCCCGATCCGGCTGATGCTGGGTCGCTTCCTCACCCTCGGCCTCGAATTCCAGCTCGCCGCGGACGTGCTGCGCACCGCGGTCGCCCCGAGCTTCGAGCAGATCGGGCAGTTGGCGGCGATCGCCACCATCCGGACCGTACTGAACTACTTCCTGCGTCGCGAGATCGAGCAGGAGCAGCGCCAGATCGCCGCGCGCGGCCCGGCGTACGCCGGATCCGGGCCGACGGGGCAGCCCCGGCAGGAGGCGACGTGA
- a CDS encoding polysaccharide biosynthesis tyrosine autokinase has translation MDLRTHLAVVRQRWWLVLATVMIGLGAAGLVTVRTEPLYTSSVTFFVTTQSQGVTDAYQGGLFLQQRVKSYADLLTSDRLAHAIVAAGPVGLTADEVRARISSRVEANTVLLRATVTDSDQARSLRLTEAVASHFVSLVQRLETPPGAQEPPVKIETVSGPRVSADPVSPRPARNLAVGGVLGLLLGIALCVLRGLIDTTVRDGATLQQLTSSPLLGQIPWDVEALTAPLIVGAASQSARAEAMRKLRTNLRFVDVHESARVIAVTSAVQGEGKSTLSCNLAISLAEAGWQVLLVDADLRRPKIAQYLGLEPGVGLTDVLIGEVDVADVVQPWGDRSLLVLPGGSMPPNPSELLGSKGMADLLRALRESADIVIVDTAPLLAVTDAAVVAVQTDGVLLATRHGKTTRAQVATATEALEAVAARVLGCVLNMAKVVRADSYQYEMYRTVVADPPPAAPISGVPAAQGVDWPGGAELPPVGAIGDEPGPPRQDSRTVSATPTQELTRIPR, from the coding sequence ATGGATCTGCGCACCCACCTTGCCGTCGTGCGTCAACGCTGGTGGCTCGTACTGGCGACGGTGATGATCGGGCTCGGTGCCGCCGGTCTCGTCACCGTGCGTACCGAGCCGCTGTACACCTCGTCGGTGACGTTCTTCGTGACGACGCAGAGTCAGGGCGTGACCGACGCGTACCAGGGTGGCCTGTTCCTCCAGCAACGGGTCAAGTCGTACGCCGACCTGCTCACCAGCGATCGGCTCGCGCATGCCATCGTGGCCGCCGGACCGGTGGGGCTGACCGCCGACGAGGTACGGGCCCGGATCAGCTCGCGGGTGGAGGCGAACACCGTACTGCTGCGGGCCACCGTCACCGACAGCGACCAGGCGCGGTCGTTGCGGCTCACCGAGGCGGTGGCGTCGCACTTCGTCTCGCTGGTGCAGCGGCTGGAGACCCCGCCGGGCGCGCAGGAGCCACCGGTGAAGATCGAGACGGTCAGCGGGCCCCGGGTCAGTGCCGATCCGGTCTCGCCCCGGCCGGCCCGCAACCTCGCCGTCGGTGGCGTCCTCGGGCTGCTGCTCGGGATCGCGCTCTGCGTGCTCCGGGGGTTGATCGACACTACCGTCCGGGACGGCGCGACCCTCCAGCAACTGACCAGCAGCCCGCTGCTGGGCCAGATTCCGTGGGACGTGGAGGCGCTCACCGCACCGCTGATCGTCGGCGCCGCGTCCCAGTCGGCGCGGGCCGAGGCGATGCGCAAGCTGCGTACGAACCTGCGGTTCGTGGACGTGCACGAGTCGGCGCGGGTGATCGCGGTGACCAGTGCGGTGCAGGGCGAGGGCAAGTCGACCCTCTCCTGCAACCTGGCCATCTCGCTCGCCGAGGCCGGCTGGCAGGTGCTGCTGGTCGACGCCGACCTGCGCCGCCCGAAGATCGCCCAGTACCTGGGGCTGGAGCCCGGCGTCGGCCTGACCGACGTGCTGATCGGCGAGGTCGACGTCGCGGACGTGGTGCAGCCCTGGGGGGACAGGTCGCTGCTGGTCCTGCCCGGCGGGTCGATGCCGCCGAACCCGAGTGAGCTGCTCGGCTCCAAGGGCATGGCGGACCTGCTGCGGGCGCTGCGCGAGTCGGCCGACATCGTCATCGTCGACACCGCCCCGCTGCTCGCGGTCACCGACGCCGCGGTGGTCGCGGTGCAGACCGACGGGGTGCTGCTCGCCACCCGGCACGGCAAGACGACCCGGGCGCAGGTCGCGACCGCCACCGAGGCGCTGGAGGCGGTCGCCGCGCGGGTGCTCGGCTGCGTGCTGAACATGGCGAAGGTGGTCAGGGCCGACAGCTACCAGTACGAGATGTACCGGACCGTGGTCGCGGACCCGCCGCCGGCCGCGCCGATCTCCGGGGTGCCGGCGGCCCAGGGGGTCGACTGGCCGGGCGGCGCCGAGCTGCCGCCGGTGGGTGCGATCGGGGACGAGCCGGGACCGCCGCGACAGGATTCGCGGACGGTGAGCGCGACACCGACCCAGGAGCTCACCCGGATACCGCGATGA
- a CDS encoding arsenate reductase/protein-tyrosine-phosphatase family protein: MLGGVLIVCHANLCRSPMAEYVARELLTRQLGGEASAVPVASAGTHAVPGYPMHPHAARLTAERGTDPEAFRSRPLHAEQLRTAGLILTATRAQRTTCVSLAPSALHRTFTLRQFARLATAAAEQGVVEQCWAAPDGRRDPVRRLDAAVAAASRARAGLQPPVRPEDDDLTDPVGLPIAEFRHCVREIERALRPTVGLIAVSG, encoded by the coding sequence ATGCTCGGCGGGGTGCTCATCGTGTGCCACGCGAACCTGTGCCGGTCCCCGATGGCGGAGTACGTCGCCCGGGAACTGCTGACCCGGCAGCTCGGCGGCGAGGCGTCGGCGGTCCCGGTGGCCAGCGCCGGCACCCACGCGGTGCCCGGTTACCCGATGCACCCGCACGCCGCCCGGCTCACCGCCGAACGCGGCACCGACCCGGAGGCGTTCCGCAGCCGGCCGCTGCACGCCGAACAGCTGCGCACCGCCGGGCTGATCCTCACCGCCACCAGAGCCCAGCGGACCACCTGCGTCTCGCTGGCCCCGTCCGCGCTGCACCGTACGTTCACGCTGCGGCAGTTCGCCCGGCTGGCGACCGCCGCGGCCGAGCAGGGCGTGGTGGAGCAGTGCTGGGCGGCGCCGGACGGTCGACGGGACCCGGTACGGCGACTCGACGCCGCCGTGGCAGCGGCCAGCCGGGCCCGAGCCGGTCTGCAACCCCCCGTCCGGCCGGAGGACGACGACCTGACCGACCCGGTGGGACTGCCGATCGCGGAGTTCCGTCACTGCGTACGCGAAATCGAGCGCGCGCTGCGACCGACGGTGGGGCTCATCGCGGTATCCGGGTGA
- a CDS encoding HAD domain-containing protein, whose amino-acid sequence MTRPLLFLDVDGVLNPFDGPCPAGFVEHDLFPGEEPIRIDPGHGAWITELAETFDVTWATSWNEDANLVLAPLLGITALPVLTMPPVPFHPNAKVPLVAALARHRPTAWIDEAHTHEARTWRDSRAAPTILVTADPAVGLTRAYVDQLLAWAAALSRQLPATARRPAPPRRSG is encoded by the coding sequence GTGACCCGGCCACTGCTGTTCCTCGACGTCGACGGGGTGCTGAACCCGTTCGACGGCCCCTGCCCCGCCGGATTCGTCGAACACGACCTGTTTCCCGGTGAGGAACCGATCCGGATCGATCCCGGTCACGGTGCCTGGATCACCGAGCTGGCCGAGACCTTCGACGTGACCTGGGCGACGAGCTGGAACGAGGACGCGAACCTCGTCCTCGCCCCGCTGCTCGGTATCACCGCGCTGCCGGTGCTCACGATGCCGCCGGTGCCGTTTCACCCGAACGCCAAGGTCCCGCTCGTCGCGGCCCTCGCCCGGCACCGGCCGACCGCCTGGATCGACGAGGCCCACACCCACGAGGCCCGGACCTGGCGCGACAGCCGGGCCGCACCGACCATCCTGGTCACCGCCGACCCCGCTGTCGGCCTCACCCGGGCCTACGTCGACCAACTCCTTGCCTGGGCCGCCGCCCTCTCCAGACAGCTTCCCGCTACCGCTCGCCGTCCCGCTCCGCCACGGCGGTCGGGTTGA